The stretch of DNA AACGCATATGCCAAATACCCTGCGAGGACAGCAGAGCTTACCATTCGCAGACCGTATTTATAAATTAGCATCCAAGTCTCATAATCCGCATATCCGTACAGCACATCAGGGATTAGGGAACCGATCGCCGCCCCAACGCCTGCCAGAGCTGCAACACCGGCAGAGAACTTCTTATACCGGAAGGCCGCGAAGACCAGCTCCGCTCCAAGTCCTTGAATAAGCCCATATAAGACCAGCTGCAGACCCCACCCGCTCCCGAATAGAATTTCTACATGCGCGGCTGCGAGCTCTGCAATCAGGGCTACCCCCGGCTTGCGAATTAACAAGAAGACAAGCGTTGGCGCCAGGAACCATACACCGTATACCAATTCATCGGCCTGAATGAACAAGGGGTCCAGCAGATTCGAAACCGAGCCCCAGAAGTGGTACACCACCCCAAGAACCAGCGATACAAGCACGGT from Paenibacillus sp. CAA11 encodes:
- a CDS encoding ECF transporter S component; the protein is MEALVNTRKGKGLSLSDLLVTVLVSLVLGVVYHFWGSVSNLLDPLFIQADELVYGVWFLAPTLVFLLIRKPGVALIAELAAAHVEILFGSGWGLQLVLYGLIQGLGAELVFAAFRYKKFSAGVAALAGVGAAIGSLIPDVLYGYADYETWMLIYKYGLRMVSSAVLAGYLAYALVKAVEATGVTNQLRPVQDQDYAALDEK